Proteins from one Cryptomeria japonica chromosome 4, Sugi_1.0, whole genome shotgun sequence genomic window:
- the LOC131053581 gene encoding large ribosomal subunit protein cL38 isoform X1 codes for MALILSSASPLCKTPSLGQRILCRESKGQIPGSVSIPNVHHNPMSLSLSIECSSRPKKKGTAHHNKTRPKKSDPYDRRRKGPTYYPPLVRPPQTQQDDQQPLPDVPPPTASSSTVEELPPAAPVVAEAI; via the coding sequence ATGGCGCTCATTCTATCATCGGCATCACCATTATGTAAAACACCATCGTTGGGCCAAAGAATTTTGTGCAGAGAATCGAAGGGTCAAATTCCTGGTTCAGTTTCAATCCCAAATGTCCACCACAATCCCATGTCGCTGTCACTGAGCATTGAGTGCTCTTCTCGGCCAAAGAAGAAAGGCACTGCCCATCACAATAAAACGAGGCCAAAGAAGTCGGATCCCTACGATAGGAGAAGAAAAGGTCCCACTTATTATCCCCCTCTTGTCAGGCCCCCTCAAACCCAGCAGGACGACCAGCAACCACTTCCTGATGTTCCACCTCCTACTGCTTCTTCATCCACTGTAGAAGAACTTCCTCCGGCAGCACCT
- the LOC131053581 gene encoding uncharacterized protein LOC131053581 isoform X2 → MALMLSVASPLCKTPLLGQRILCRKSKAQILGLSSIPNVHRNPMSLSLSIECSSRPKKKGTAHHNKTRPKKHNPYDKNRKGPTYYPPLVRPPQTQQDDQQPPPEVLASSSIVEELPPAAPVVAEAI, encoded by the coding sequence ATGGCACTCATGCTATCAGTAGCATCACCATTATGTAAAACACCATTGTTGGGCCAAAGAATTTTGTGCAGAAAATCGAAGGCTCAAATTCTTGGTTTATCTTCTATCCCAAATGTCCACCGCAATCCCATGTCACTGTCACTGAGTATTGAGTGCTCTTCTAGGCCAAAGAAGAAGGGCACCGCCCATCACAACAAAACGAGGCCAAAGAAGCATAATCCCTACGACAAGAACAGAAAAGGTCCTACTTATTATCCCCCTCTTGTCAGGCCCCCGCAAACCCAGCAGGACGACCAGCAGCCACCGCCCGAAGTGCTAgcttcttcatccattgtggaagAGCTTCCTCCGGCAGCACCA